The following are from one region of the Salvia hispanica cultivar TCC Black 2014 chromosome 1, UniMelb_Shisp_WGS_1.0, whole genome shotgun sequence genome:
- the LOC125206567 gene encoding putative disease resistance protein RGA3 encodes MVTQNLSQGCWVPLNKLIEIQLSNCSECEEIPMLGQLPNLKSLWLKGLTNLASINSSFYGLVNEETRIVFPALERLALVEIPKLIEWAEVESEGASDVKVFPNLQHLEISQCKQLMSFPNHSWPCLKSLIIKGSGSMPFTCIFKTELKLLTELWIEGIDDLEYLPNWLFYNNPNLLELSVRMCSNLKELPDGLGTLSSLEKLSIRDCPNLERIGVTGLQQSQGSLTCLKRLEICECKALLYFPCEMVGSLLEDTGVDIFK; translated from the coding sequence ATGGTAactcaaaatttgtctcaAGGTTGTTGGGTACCACTTAACAAGTTGATTGAGATACAACTCTCCAATTGCTCCGAATGTGAAGAAATCCCAATGCTTGGGCAATTGCCAAATCTTAAGTCTCTCTGGTTAAAAGGATTGACAAATTTGGCGTCCATAAATTCTTCTTTCTATGGATTAGTGAATGAGGAGACACGTATTGTTTTTCCAGCTCTAGAAAGGCTCGCGTTGGTTGAAATTCCTAAGCTTATAGAGTGGGCAGAAGTAGAATCTGAAGGTGCAAGTGATGTGAAGGTATTTCCTAACCTCCAACACTTGGAGATCTCTCAGTGCAAGCAATTGATGAGTTTTCCTAATCATTCGTGGCCATGCCTCAAAAGTTTGATCATCAAGGGGAGTGGGAGCATGCCTTTCACATGCATATTCAAGACAGAATTAAAGTTGCTAACAGAGCTTTGGATAGAAGGAATAGATGATCTGGAATATCTCCCAAATTGGTTATTCTATAACAATCCCAATCTCTTGGAGTTAAGTGTAAGAATGTGTTCCAATTTGAAAGAACTACCAGATGGTCTAGGCACCCTCAGTTCTTTGGAGAAGTTGAGTATAAGGGACTGTCCAAATTTGGAACGAATAGGAGTTACTGGTTTGCAACAATCACAAGGAAGCCTCACATGTCTTAAAAGGTTGGAGATTTGTGAATGCAAAGCTTTGTTGTACTTTCCATGTGAAATGGTAGGATCCTTGCTTGAGGATACTGGAGTTGATATATTTAAGTAG
- the LOC125206506 gene encoding disease resistance protein RGA2-like, translated as MEVASTMQSLHTHELKGLSHEDCWSIIQEKTFGKEDIPLEFEAIGRKIATRCQGLPLAASVVGGALCNKSQEEWLSIEEKWLSHDEGDHVTNILKLSFDNLSLPSLKKCFVCCSIFPKGRRIKSQDLIEYWMAEGFLEANGSNEMECLGDKFMKVLLHNSLLQVAEIDDYGNVESCVMHDLVHDLACSISGSTDTEGGRRVRYMIHDEESCIPKEVAKYLRTLLFEEQIYRIKFADFEHLHALVLAYEWCTKLPNSIRKLIHLRKLDISSMHIKYLPGWIGDLHQLQTLNACTRRFLELPSTLKYLINLRHLYINKSPLPAGIGNLTSLQTLKYFICWRQEWMQNRRAPEVEWSQRNTGNF; from the coding sequence ATGGAAGTCGCTTCAACTATGCAATCACTTCATACACATGAGCTCAAAGGTTTATCGCATGAAGATTGTTGGTCAATAATCCAAGAAAAAACTTTTGGAAAAGAGGATATTCCTTTAGAGTTTGAGGCCATAGGGAGGAAGATTGCAACAAGATGTCAAGGTTTGCCATTAGCTGCTAGTGTAGTTGGTGGAGCACTATGCAATAAATCACAAGAAGAATGGCTCTCAATCGAAGAGAAATGGCTTTCTCATGATGAAGGGGATCATGTAACGAATATATTGAAGTTAAGCTTTGACAATTTGTCTCTACCGTCACTCAAGAAGTGTTTTGTATGTTGTTCTATTTTTCCTAAAGGTCGCAGAATCAAAAGCCAAGATTTGATTGAGTATTGGATGGCAGAAGGATTTCTTGAAGCTAATGGAAGCAATGAGATGGAGTGCTTAGGCgacaaatttatgaaagttcTTCTACACAACTCTCTACTACAAGTTGCAGAAATAGATGATTATGGAAATGTAGAGAGTTGTGTGATGCACGATCTTGTGCACGATCTCGCATGTTCAATTTCAGGTTCTACTGATACAGAAGGCGGGAGACGAGTGAGATACATGATTCATGATGAAGAAAGTTGTATTCCAAAAGAAGTGGCAAAATATTTGCGTACGTTATTGTTCGAGGAACAGATTTATCGTATCAAGTTTGCAGATTTCGAGCATCTACATGCTTTAGTTCTTGCATATGAGTGGTGTACTAAGTTGCCAAATTCGATAAGGAAGTTGATACATTTAAGGAAACTTGATATTTCATCaatgcatataaaatatttgccGGGCTGGATTGGTGATCTCCATCAGTTGCAAACATTAAATGCATGTACAAGAAGATTTTTGGAACTGCCTAGTACTTTGAAGTACTTGATTAATTTAAGGcatttgtatattaataaGTCACCCTTGCCTGCCGGGATTGGGAATTTAACTTCTCTCCAGACGCTAAAGTATTTTATATGTTGGCGACAAGAATGGATGCAAAATCGAAGAGCTCCAGAGGTTGAATGGTCTCAAAGGAACACTGGAAATTTCTAA